From a single Intestinibaculum porci genomic region:
- a CDS encoding LacI family DNA-binding transcriptional regulator, with the protein MKKTTIYDVAEEAGVSLATVSRVINGSNVVKPATRERVLDAIKKLDFKPNQIARGLATSKTTSIAIVFPESLFAHVKDMIGGIGDTARTLDYNISIYTTEEIGDGNPVNSVLEKVIKSRADGVVLFNSDNVDNEIEMMKKYNVPTVVIGYEVEDDNLCSISVDAKSISKEITNDYLDRGIDDIIFVKPRQNLVRLDEFADGIKEAFAAHGLTFGDERIISTSTHYEKSYPFFQNYFKDHRHQLVLNGYDKEAVAVVNGAQDNGIAIPDDMEVIGMMNTSYSIMSRPALTTIHVPVYELGAMAIRLLTKMLNGEEITEHKVIVSTHLIKRNSTK; encoded by the coding sequence ATGAAGAAGACAACAATCTATGATGTTGCTGAGGAAGCTGGGGTATCCTTAGCGACAGTATCGCGAGTCATTAACGGTTCAAACGTTGTTAAACCAGCCACCAGAGAGCGCGTCCTTGACGCCATTAAGAAATTAGACTTTAAACCTAACCAGATTGCGCGTGGATTGGCGACTTCTAAAACAACATCCATTGCCATTGTCTTTCCGGAGTCATTATTCGCTCATGTGAAAGATATGATTGGAGGGATCGGTGATACTGCGCGGACACTCGATTACAATATCTCGATTTACACAACCGAAGAAATTGGGGATGGCAATCCCGTTAATAGCGTTTTAGAAAAAGTCATCAAATCACGTGCTGATGGGGTCGTATTATTCAACAGCGACAATGTGGATAATGAAATTGAAATGATGAAAAAATACAATGTTCCAACTGTTGTGATCGGCTATGAAGTAGAAGATGATAACTTATGTTCTATTTCCGTTGATGCGAAGTCTATTTCTAAAGAAATCACCAATGATTATCTTGATCGTGGTATTGATGATATCATTTTTGTGAAACCACGTCAGAATTTAGTGCGCTTAGATGAGTTTGCAGATGGCATTAAAGAAGCCTTTGCGGCCCATGGTCTCACTTTTGGTGATGAGCGGATTATCTCTACTTCAACACATTATGAAAAGAGTTATCCATTCTTCCAAAATTATTTCAAAGATCACCGTCATCAGCTTGTCTTAAACGGTTATGATAAAGAAGCTGTAGCGGTTGTCAATGGGGCTCAGGATAATGGCATTGCCATTCCTGATGATATGGAAGTCATCGGGATGATGAATACCAGCTATTCCATTATGTCTCGTCCGGCTTTAACGACGATTCATGTGCCAGTCTATGAACTTGGTGCTATGGCCATTCGTTTATTAACGAAAATGTTAAATGGGGAAGAAATCACTGAACATAAAGTTATTGTCTCAACTCATTTGATCAAAAGAAATTCAACCAAGTAA
- the ribF gene encoding riboflavin biosynthesis protein RibF — protein METETLKLHEIKQSTQNYVVAIGFFDGLHLGHQALIREVLKVAKEKSLMPAVMTFPSHPLAVLNGVKTTSLTSLADRLDLLEAMGIEKVFLIDFNKEVAALSAQAFIDAYLMPNNVKHVVVGYDFRFGDHNKGDIHDLDHQSFALSVVDPIMYNKEEKVSSTFIKNLLTQGHIRDANRLLTRPFTIKGEVIHGKQRGRLMGYPTANVDYDHYFVPRRGVYGVKVKVKGQTYDGMANIGRNPTFDDIFKDSLEIYIFDFQDDIYGEMMDVYFYAFTRPEAVFKNMEELKARLDADALEVRELMKQF, from the coding sequence ATGGAAACGGAAACCCTTAAGTTACATGAAATAAAACAAAGTACACAAAATTATGTCGTAGCGATTGGTTTTTTTGATGGTCTGCACTTAGGCCATCAGGCGCTGATTCGGGAAGTCTTAAAAGTGGCGAAAGAAAAGTCTTTGATGCCGGCTGTAATGACTTTTCCTAGTCATCCTTTAGCTGTTTTAAATGGTGTGAAAACCACTTCATTAACATCGCTAGCGGATCGTCTTGATCTGTTAGAAGCGATGGGCATTGAAAAAGTCTTCCTCATTGATTTTAATAAAGAAGTGGCAGCGCTGAGCGCGCAGGCTTTTATCGATGCCTATCTTATGCCAAATAATGTCAAACATGTGGTTGTCGGTTATGATTTTCGCTTTGGTGATCACAATAAAGGGGATATTCATGATTTAGATCATCAGTCGTTTGCCTTAAGCGTTGTCGATCCCATTATGTATAACAAAGAAGAGAAAGTCTCTTCGACTTTTATTAAAAACCTGTTAACGCAAGGGCATATTCGTGATGCCAATCGTTTATTAACGCGTCCCTTTACAATTAAAGGGGAAGTCATTCATGGCAAGCAGCGAGGCCGTCTGATGGGGTATCCAACCGCAAATGTCGATTATGATCACTACTTTGTCCCCAGACGCGGCGTTTATGGCGTAAAAGTAAAAGTCAAAGGACAAACGTATGACGGTATGGCTAATATTGGTCGTAATCCGACCTTTGATGATATTTTTAAGGACTCATTAGAAATCTATATCTTTGATTTCCAGGATGATATTTACGGCGAAATGATGGATGTGTATTTCTATGCTTTTACCCGTCCGGAAGCGGTTTTTAAGAATATGGAGGAATTAAAAGCCCGGTTAGACGCCGATGCTCTTGAAGTACGGGAATTAATGAAACAATTTTAA
- the tyrS gene encoding tyrosine--tRNA ligase, whose protein sequence is MGIYEELEWRGLIKDVSSPDLKEKLNKGGMTFYIGTDPTGDSLHIGHFSSFLISKRLKEAGHHPILLVGGGTGLIGDPKPNAERPMITYEQVEHNFNCLKKQAEDIFGFEVVNNYDWYKDMNFIDYLRDYGKYFNVGYMLNKDIIRRRLDEGITYAEFSYMILQAMDFYVLHRDHGVNLQVAGQDQWGNITAGIELTRRKCGDELYGFTMPLLTKSDGTKFGKSEGKAIWLDREKTSPYELYQFFINSEDEKVIDYLKFLTFLPKDEIERLAESNRTEPHKREAHKALAREVITFLHGEDAYKEALDVSQMLFSGQIRDLSYDQVKSCFSNVPSVDVDEDLMILNALVKCGAASSNREARQFVKGGSVMVNGEKVTDEKFVVSKEHAFGNKVTVIRRGKKKYFVINHK, encoded by the coding sequence ATGGGTATTTACGAGGAACTGGAATGGCGAGGCTTGATTAAAGATGTCTCATCTCCAGATTTAAAAGAAAAATTAAATAAAGGCGGCATGACATTCTATATTGGAACGGACCCAACGGGAGATTCTTTACATATTGGTCATTTCTCTTCATTTTTGATTTCGAAACGTTTAAAAGAAGCTGGCCATCATCCGATTTTATTAGTGGGCGGCGGCACTGGTTTAATTGGTGATCCAAAACCTAATGCGGAAAGACCAATGATCACTTATGAACAGGTCGAACATAACTTTAACTGTTTAAAGAAACAGGCAGAAGATATCTTTGGCTTTGAGGTTGTCAATAACTATGACTGGTACAAAGATATGAACTTCATTGATTACTTAAGAGATTATGGTAAGTATTTCAATGTCGGCTACATGTTAAATAAGGATATTATCCGTCGTCGTTTAGATGAAGGGATTACTTATGCCGAATTCTCTTATATGATCTTACAGGCGATGGACTTCTATGTTTTACATCGTGATCATGGTGTCAACTTACAGGTGGCTGGTCAGGATCAGTGGGGCAATATTACGGCTGGGATCGAATTAACCAGACGTAAATGCGGTGATGAACTGTATGGTTTCACCATGCCATTATTAACGAAGAGCGACGGTACAAAATTTGGTAAGTCAGAAGGCAAAGCCATCTGGTTAGATCGTGAAAAGACTTCACCTTATGAACTGTATCAGTTCTTTATTAACTCCGAAGATGAAAAGGTCATTGATTACCTGAAATTCTTAACGTTCTTACCAAAAGACGAAATTGAACGTTTAGCAGAATCAAATCGCACAGAGCCACATAAACGTGAAGCGCATAAAGCCTTAGCACGTGAAGTTATTACCTTCTTACATGGGGAAGATGCTTATAAAGAAGCCTTAGATGTCTCACAAATGCTCTTTAGCGGTCAGATTCGTGACTTAAGCTATGATCAGGTGAAATCATGCTTCTCCAATGTCCCTAGCGTTGATGTCGATGAAGATTTAATGATCCTCAATGCCTTAGTCAAATGCGGCGCCGCTTCTTCTAACCGTGAAGCACGTCAGTTCGTCAAAGGCGGATCAGTGATGGTTAATGGTGAAAAAGTGACCGATGAGAAGTTCGTTGTCTCGAAAGAACATGCTTTTGGCAATAAAGTTACTGTCATCAGACGTGGTAAGAAGAAATATTTCGTTATTAATCATAAGTAG
- a CDS encoding YtxH domain-containing protein — MNLGKFLAGVTIGAIAGVLLAPKKGSEMREDLKEKCEKMKGLTKEDVEAILGETIEKMKKSADEFDRDAFKDSTKEKIEELQKKAEDLLEKVKDSDSYDKVAAGVAKVIDQLNALLDNLKKQDDQGIVPDSHVDEQIDEVEDELDEIINEFDK, encoded by the coding sequence ATGAATTTAGGTAAGTTTTTAGCGGGCGTGACGATTGGCGCCATTGCCGGTGTTTTACTCGCTCCGAAAAAGGGCAGTGAAATGCGGGAAGATTTGAAAGAAAAATGCGAGAAGATGAAAGGTCTCACCAAGGAAGACGTGGAAGCGATCTTAGGGGAAACGATTGAGAAAATGAAAAAATCTGCCGATGAATTTGATCGTGACGCATTCAAAGATTCGACCAAAGAAAAAATCGAAGAGCTGCAGAAAAAAGCCGAAGACCTGTTAGAAAAAGTCAAAGATTCTGATTCTTATGACAAAGTCGCAGCTGGCGTTGCGAAAGTTATCGATCAGTTAAATGCTTTACTTGATAACCTGAAAAAGCAGGATGATCAGGGCATTGTTCCAGATAGCCATGTCGATGAGCAGATCGATGAAGTAGAAGACGAATTAGACGAAATCATTAACGAATTTGATAAGTAG
- the truB gene encoding tRNA pseudouridine(55) synthase TruB, with product MNGLLIINKPKGMTSHDVVNIVRKTLHTKKVGHAGTLDPDATGVLVVCVNKATKALQFLTAEHKQYIATLSLGKATDTYDASGTVLEEKPFTGYADLEDVLQSFIGESMQKPPMYSAIKIHGKKLYEYARAGEHIDVPARPIAIQDIQLLKEENNEITFQVDCSKGTYIRSLCVDIAKKLGYPGYMKDLIRTRSGDFTIDQAITLEDLAAGRYTIMPLEEAFASMDRLILEDESIALNGKKIHQNIDHQVAVYNQKGQLLAIYGPDGKGQLKSLRGLF from the coding sequence ATGAATGGACTATTAATTATCAATAAACCCAAAGGCATGACATCGCATGATGTCGTGAATATCGTTAGAAAAACCTTACATACGAAAAAAGTCGGCCATGCCGGGACCCTTGATCCTGATGCAACGGGCGTACTAGTGGTTTGCGTCAACAAAGCGACTAAAGCGCTGCAGTTTTTAACGGCCGAACATAAACAGTATATTGCGACCTTATCACTTGGCAAGGCGACGGATACTTATGACGCTAGCGGCACGGTGTTAGAAGAAAAGCCGTTTACTGGCTATGCCGATTTAGAGGATGTTTTGCAGAGTTTCATTGGCGAGTCGATGCAAAAGCCGCCAATGTATTCAGCAATTAAAATTCATGGCAAAAAGCTTTATGAATACGCGAGAGCGGGTGAGCATATCGATGTACCGGCAAGACCGATTGCAATTCAAGATATTCAGTTGTTAAAAGAAGAAAACAATGAGATTACGTTTCAGGTCGATTGCTCAAAAGGTACTTATATTCGCTCTTTATGCGTTGATATCGCTAAGAAGCTGGGTTATCCCGGCTATATGAAAGATCTCATACGTACACGCAGCGGGGACTTTACGATTGATCAGGCGATCACGTTAGAAGATTTAGCGGCCGGACGTTATACGATCATGCCGTTAGAAGAGGCTTTTGCATCAATGGATCGTCTTATTTTAGAAGATGAAAGCATCGCCTTGAATGGCAAGAAAATTCATCAGAACATTGATCATCAGGTGGCTGTTTATAATCAGAAAGGACAGCTGTTAGCGATTTATGGGCCTGATGGCAAGGGCCAGTTAAAAAGCTTAAGGGGGCTATTTTAA
- a CDS encoding UDP-N-acetylmuramate--L-alanine ligase, whose product MYYFVGIKGSGMASLAEILHDLGYEVAGSDIDQYIFIEDELKKRHIPIYSWNKDNIKDGMHVITGNDFDRSNPEVAAAQDNPNVICQNYCEFLGDFFNNFISIGIAGTHGKTTTTGMCYHLFKDYDKTNVLIGDGTGYAVKDAKYFISEVDEFRNHFKHYYNDYALINNVEWDHVDYYKTFDSYKQAFEDYGNRAKKKIVIWGDDPYLPHMNWTKPVIKFGLKDGNDIQARNVINNEKGLAFDVYAHGELFGHFVLPFYGIHTLYDTLAVITLGYLEGMDAKFIQEHLATFQGVKRRYTVKTYGDCVFVDDYAHHPTAIKYVIDETRIRYPGKKIVAVYQPDRFSRALRFAKRFAQVMDTADYPYFVDFPANAHKEPGIDIDVTEITQYIPRAKVVKENAEDAAKLAQYDNAVFLFMSPKDIYKLEDLVIEAKKKADK is encoded by the coding sequence ATGTATTATTTTGTAGGAATTAAAGGTTCCGGTATGGCTTCCTTAGCGGAAATCCTTCATGATTTAGGCTATGAGGTAGCCGGCAGTGATATAGATCAGTATATCTTTATTGAAGACGAATTAAAAAAGAGACATATCCCTATTTATTCATGGAATAAGGATAATATCAAAGACGGCATGCATGTCATTACCGGGAATGATTTCGATCGTTCCAATCCGGAAGTGGCCGCGGCTCAGGACAATCCCAATGTCATCTGTCAGAACTATTGTGAATTCTTAGGTGACTTCTTTAATAACTTTATTTCTATCGGGATCGCTGGTACGCATGGAAAAACCACAACAACAGGAATGTGCTATCACTTATTCAAAGATTATGACAAAACCAATGTCTTAATCGGTGATGGAACTGGCTATGCGGTCAAAGATGCCAAATACTTCATTTCCGAAGTAGATGAATTCAGAAACCATTTCAAACATTACTATAATGACTATGCCCTTATTAACAATGTGGAATGGGATCATGTCGATTACTATAAGACTTTCGATAGCTATAAACAGGCTTTTGAAGATTATGGCAATCGGGCGAAAAAGAAGATCGTCATCTGGGGTGATGATCCATACTTACCACATATGAACTGGACTAAGCCGGTGATTAAATTCGGTTTAAAAGATGGCAATGATATCCAGGCGCGTAATGTCATTAATAATGAGAAAGGTTTAGCTTTTGACGTTTATGCACATGGTGAACTTTTCGGTCATTTTGTCTTACCATTCTATGGAATCCATACATTATATGATACCTTAGCTGTTATTACTTTAGGTTACTTAGAAGGTATGGATGCCAAGTTTATCCAGGAACATTTAGCAACCTTCCAGGGCGTGAAACGTCGTTATACGGTAAAGACATATGGTGACTGTGTCTTCGTTGATGACTACGCCCATCATCCAACGGCTATTAAATATGTCATTGATGAAACGCGGATCAGATATCCGGGCAAGAAGATCGTAGCTGTTTATCAGCCCGACCGTTTCTCACGTGCGTTACGTTTTGCGAAACGCTTCGCTCAGGTTATGGATACTGCTGATTACCCATACTTTGTCGACTTCCCAGCCAATGCGCATAAGGAACCAGGCATCGATATTGATGTAACGGAAATTACGCAGTATATTCCACGTGCTAAAGTGGTAAAGGAAAACGCTGAAGACGCCGCTAAATTAGCACAGTATGATAATGCGGTCTTCTTGTTTATGAGTCCAAAGGATATTTATAAATTAGAAGATTTAGTCATTGAAGCGAAGAAAAAGGCCGACAAGTAG
- a CDS encoding diguanylate cyclase domain-containing protein, whose product MRRLQNKMLLVMIMGILISSLVSGMIFTYATRNTINYDSQQILNLKAIHASSELSKKILMCENNNELMAGFITKTITTISNVTDYHYSAADIDNWNGLAWSMVEDTQDISAIGFHFNPSFIHRKNAGFLISYNNTTGRMENLSSDYEDSLKPRTEDGFLSPYAQAVLAKKTIWTVPYYNKINGIYSITNAKPIYINHQLVGVVFCELDFDRIANNTNSISLYEHGKAILTDRYGQQLNYGGAMVNVPNSFMKKVAKQGNYEALVKLNDTQTYLHARRVTDNMYMIVTVPQTDVLAARNRTIFTVLFSIISLSAVLCLIAVTMVNKLFRMACKDSLTDASNKISYQEYLKELEKRIAYTHRSYGVAVFDINHLKAVNDEQGHMAGDQLIRDGYEVIHLCFPEDEVFRIGGDEFVVVFDDPDLKKTRNSVERFKRIMDKRARDFASSSQVVVSCGYSEWQRDEHYRDVFKRADHDMYKEKAKFYAYNPQVDRRR is encoded by the coding sequence ATGAGAAGACTCCAAAATAAAATGCTGCTGGTGATGATTATGGGCATTTTGATCTCTTCACTAGTGAGTGGAATGATCTTTACCTACGCGACGCGCAATACTATTAACTATGATAGCCAGCAAATTCTTAATTTAAAAGCCATACATGCCAGCTCTGAGCTGTCGAAAAAGATTTTGATGTGTGAAAACAATAATGAGTTGATGGCCGGCTTTATTACCAAAACGATTACAACGATCAGCAATGTCACAGACTATCACTACTCGGCGGCAGATATTGATAACTGGAATGGCTTAGCCTGGAGTATGGTGGAAGATACACAGGATATTTCAGCGATTGGCTTTCATTTTAATCCCTCATTTATTCATCGGAAAAATGCTGGGTTTCTGATTTCTTATAATAATACGACTGGCCGGATGGAAAATTTATCATCAGATTATGAGGATAGCTTGAAGCCGCGCACTGAGGATGGTTTTCTTTCTCCTTACGCCCAAGCTGTTTTAGCGAAGAAAACAATCTGGACTGTCCCTTATTACAATAAGATTAACGGCATCTATTCGATCACGAATGCAAAGCCGATTTATATTAATCATCAGCTTGTTGGTGTTGTTTTCTGTGAATTAGATTTTGATCGTATCGCCAATAATACCAATAGTATTTCGCTTTATGAACATGGCAAAGCGATCTTAACGGATCGCTATGGGCAACAGCTCAATTATGGCGGGGCGATGGTCAATGTGCCAAACAGCTTTATGAAAAAAGTCGCTAAACAAGGGAATTATGAAGCTTTAGTGAAGCTTAATGACACCCAGACATATCTGCATGCCCGTCGGGTAACTGATAATATGTATATGATTGTCACCGTACCGCAGACAGATGTTTTAGCAGCGCGTAATCGCACGATCTTTACCGTTTTATTCTCGATCATTTCACTTTCCGCGGTGTTATGTTTAATTGCGGTGACGATGGTCAATAAGCTCTTTAGAATGGCCTGCAAGGATTCCTTAACCGATGCCAGCAATAAGATTTCTTATCAGGAATACCTGAAAGAATTAGAAAAACGCATTGCTTATACGCATCGCAGTTATGGGGTCGCCGTCTTTGATATCAATCATTTAAAAGCAGTCAATGATGAGCAGGGACATATGGCCGGCGATCAGCTGATTCGCGATGGCTATGAAGTCATCCATCTCTGCTTTCCAGAGGATGAAGTTTTCCGTATTGGCGGAGATGAATTTGTTGTTGTCTTTGATGATCCTGATTTGAAAAAAACACGTAATAGTGTTGAACGCTTTAAACGCATCATGGATAAGCGGGCACGAGATTTTGCCTCTAGCAGTCAGGTTGTCGTTTCCTGCGGTTATAGTGAATGGCAGAGGGATGAACATTATCGTGATGTCTTTAAACGGGCAGATCATGATATGTATAAAGAAAAGGCCAAATTCTATGCTTATAACCCGCAAGTGGACAGGCGACGTTAA
- a CDS encoding DUF948 domain-containing protein: MSIFDICLAFLILAGAFALICLGITLLKTAQTLKDVSHLSQDIDITVTKVNKTVDDVNYKMDQLNAPVEFVNNIFTKKKKSNNAGLLGTLVGLKSFFKKK; this comes from the coding sequence ATGAGTATATTTGATATATGTCTTGCGTTTCTGATTCTAGCGGGGGCTTTTGCCTTGATCTGTTTAGGAATTACGCTCTTAAAGACAGCGCAGACATTGAAGGATGTCAGTCATTTATCACAAGATATCGATATCACCGTGACGAAAGTGAATAAAACGGTTGACGATGTGAACTATAAAATGGATCAGCTGAATGCCCCTGTGGAATTCGTTAACAACATTTTTACTAAGAAAAAGAAGAGTAATAATGCCGGCTTACTAGGGACACTGGTTGGGCTGAAATCATTTTTCAAGAAAAAATAA
- a CDS encoding NlpC/P60 family protein, with product MRKKWIGFFIVLSLMFGLNIGPVHGAGTKWVSGFSTNQKTASTYDVDEEGAGVAIDGTIHVQGIEKDDDGYAYAWQASNDDVTLSDPSAKDVDVKGVSVGDVTLTQTIYQPLATSQTPNSSYREDTDAPFALNLSSVVMMPNDTVTLKANKTVTWSSSDENIVKVNAGQMTAISIGQAVITATDASGQSVTCHVIVGGNVVETHTMNLTVTNPQLHDVLYAIQFYEANYGTLQMEGASSEGAERVIYGTSNPNVILDEEGNFRVYKNLDADLYAYVDGKLLTAKMKITHPIPASLRDTILKKGMSKTINPLRFSGLTTVDVSGTSNDALTFDQNVVTANDYGKLSTMITGDNASFVRDFWCVNDTTYNIMKQAFKIYDQKRHYSQPKRTQKRYVDCSSYVWRVYKQAGFTLGSKYYPPTAAEEARFLSKKKRLSAPTKSRIDALKPGDLLFYSSKKNGRYKNITHVELYVSSGASLGASGPYYGDEGGCVAQGTSVNSNLVAIGRLYDEKTDRAPRASKIKSIKAKKNKVKVSWAKTLGSGVTLQLSQSKAFNKKTKTIKVSRLKTSSTIAYTTSKKVYVRLRAYKAGVGRTYYSSWSSVRRAK from the coding sequence GTGAGAAAGAAATGGATAGGTTTTTTTATTGTCTTGTCTTTAATGTTTGGTCTTAATATCGGACCGGTTCATGGGGCAGGCACGAAATGGGTGAGCGGTTTTAGTACCAATCAAAAAACCGCAAGCACTTATGATGTCGATGAAGAAGGCGCTGGTGTGGCGATCGATGGGACCATTCATGTCCAAGGCATTGAAAAAGATGATGATGGTTATGCCTATGCCTGGCAGGCTAGCAATGATGATGTCACTTTATCAGATCCATCAGCGAAAGATGTGGATGTCAAAGGGGTTAGCGTTGGGGATGTTACTTTAACGCAGACAATTTATCAGCCCCTTGCAACATCACAGACACCAAATAGCAGTTATCGTGAAGACACGGATGCACCGTTTGCTTTAAATCTCAGCAGCGTCGTTATGATGCCCAATGATACGGTGACTTTAAAAGCCAATAAAACCGTTACTTGGTCATCATCTGATGAAAACATTGTTAAGGTAAATGCGGGACAAATGACAGCTATAAGTATTGGTCAGGCGGTTATAACAGCAACTGATGCAAGTGGTCAAAGTGTGACATGTCATGTCATTGTTGGCGGAAATGTGGTGGAAACCCATACGATGAATCTGACCGTCACAAATCCGCAGCTGCATGACGTACTTTATGCGATTCAGTTTTATGAAGCTAATTACGGCACGCTCCAAATGGAAGGAGCCAGCAGCGAAGGGGCTGAAAGAGTTATTTATGGGACGAGTAATCCCAATGTCATTTTAGACGAAGAAGGGAACTTCCGCGTGTATAAGAACTTAGATGCAGATCTTTATGCTTATGTTGATGGCAAACTGTTAACGGCGAAGATGAAGATTACGCATCCGATTCCCGCTTCTTTAAGAGATACGATCTTAAAGAAGGGTATGTCAAAAACGATCAATCCGCTTCGCTTTAGCGGTTTGACAACTGTTGATGTGAGCGGCACTTCAAATGATGCCTTAACTTTTGATCAGAATGTTGTCACCGCCAATGATTATGGTAAGTTATCAACGATGATTACCGGTGATAATGCCAGCTTTGTCCGTGATTTCTGGTGCGTTAATGATACAACCTACAATATCATGAAACAGGCTTTTAAGATCTATGATCAGAAACGTCACTACTCTCAGCCAAAGAGAACACAAAAACGTTATGTGGATTGTTCAAGTTATGTTTGGCGGGTGTATAAACAGGCTGGCTTCACCTTAGGATCAAAGTATTATCCGCCAACCGCCGCCGAAGAAGCGCGCTTCTTAAGTAAGAAGAAACGTTTATCAGCGCCCACGAAAAGCCGTATTGATGCTTTAAAACCAGGCGATCTTTTATTCTATTCTTCAAAGAAGAATGGTCGTTATAAAAACATTACCCATGTGGAGTTATATGTTTCTTCAGGGGCATCATTAGGAGCGAGTGGTCCTTATTACGGGGATGAAGGCGGCTGCGTGGCTCAGGGCACTTCGGTCAATTCAAATTTAGTTGCTATTGGTCGTCTCTATGATGAAAAGACGGATAGAGCGCCACGTGCTTCAAAAATTAAAAGCATCAAAGCTAAGAAAAATAAAGTAAAAGTTTCATGGGCCAAAACACTAGGCAGCGGGGTCACTTTACAGCTTTCACAAAGCAAAGCCTTTAATAAAAAGACGAAAACAATCAAAGTGTCGCGCTTGAAAACGTCCTCGACGATTGCTTATACGACAAGCAAGAAGGTCTATGTGCGACTCCGCGCTTATAAAGCAGGAGTCGGCAGAACGTATTATTCCTCATGGTCAAGCGTGAGACGGGCGAAATAA
- a CDS encoding chloride channel protein, giving the protein MHEILEYLKETTDTYEHRIHYYIIEGFRWLAISLVVGVVCGVVGSLFAQSVTYVTTLRMAHPWLLYFLPIAGIVTVFMYHSFKVSGKGTNDIIDAAREGEKLPFLLIPAIFIGTVLTHLCGGSAGREGAALQIGGDLANGVGRLFKLNKKQMGIITRIGMAAFFSALFGTPVAAAAFGTMMINVGSISYMVIFPGLIASILACDLSLRLGATAVRFPLHIPAFHSLMSVRVIILSLACAIISVFFIKMLYLGRYLYGRYIKNHYIRIIVGGCLIIALTTLLKTTDYNGAGMNVIGEAMKGHVHPAAFFWKILFTSITLEAGYKGGEVVPSFFIGATFGCLMGKLLGIPAGFGAALGMVGVFGAATNSFLAPVFLAVEVFGGDGILYFALCCIICYIFSGYSGLYSSQRIIYSKLNASRIDASPNTYHTGDRGDLD; this is encoded by the coding sequence ATGCATGAAATATTAGAATATTTAAAAGAAACAACCGATACCTATGAACATCGGATTCACTATTATATTATCGAAGGTTTTCGCTGGCTAGCGATTTCCTTAGTGGTCGGCGTGGTCTGCGGCGTGGTCGGCTCACTATTTGCGCAAAGCGTCACTTATGTCACCACTTTAAGAATGGCGCATCCATGGTTATTGTACTTTTTACCGATTGCCGGGATTGTAACTGTCTTTATGTATCACAGCTTTAAAGTATCTGGCAAAGGCACTAATGACATTATTGATGCGGCCAGAGAAGGGGAAAAATTACCTTTCTTACTTATTCCAGCTATCTTTATCGGCACCGTTTTAACGCATTTATGTGGCGGCTCTGCCGGCCGTGAAGGGGCAGCTTTGCAGATTGGCGGCGATTTAGCCAATGGTGTTGGCCGTCTCTTTAAACTCAATAAAAAACAAATGGGGATCATTACCCGTATCGGGATGGCAGCCTTCTTCTCGGCGTTATTTGGAACGCCCGTCGCGGCAGCCGCCTTTGGGACGATGATGATCAATGTTGGCTCCATTTCCTATATGGTGATTTTCCCCGGCTTAATCGCTAGTATCTTAGCCTGTGATCTCTCATTGCGTTTAGGCGCGACAGCCGTGCGCTTTCCGTTGCACATTCCAGCTTTTCACTCCCTCATGAGTGTTCGGGTCATCATTTTATCTTTAGCCTGTGCCATCATTTCTGTCTTCTTTATTAAGATGCTCTATTTAGGGCGTTATTTATATGGTCGTTATATAAAAAATCATTATATCCGTATTATTGTCGGCGGCTGTCTGATCATCGCCTTAACGACGCTTTTAAAAACGACGGATTATAATGGTGCGGGGATGAATGTCATCGGGGAAGCGATGAAGGGGCATGTCCATCCCGCCGCTTTTTTCTGGAAGATATTATTTACCAGCATTACCCTGGAAGCGGGCTATAAAGGCGGAGAAGTTGTTCCTTCCTTCTTTATCGGTGCAACATTTGGCTGCCTGATGGGGAAATTACTAGGTATTCCCGCTGGCTTTGGCGCCGCTTTAGGGATGGTCGGTGTCTTTGGCGCCGCTACGAACTCGTTTCTAGCGCCGGTCTTTTTAGCGGTAGAAGTTTTCGGCGGTGATGGCATCCTCTATTTCGCCCTTTGCTGCATCATCTGTTACATTTTCTCTGGCTATTCAGGACTTTATTCGAGTCAGCGCATCATTTATTCAAAACTGAATGCCTCACGTATCGATGCGTCGCCTAATACTTATCATACTGGGGATCGAGGTGATCTGGATTGA